In the Salvia miltiorrhiza cultivar Shanhuang (shh) chromosome 8, IMPLAD_Smil_shh, whole genome shotgun sequence genome, ttgcctAAAGTTAAGCATCCCAGCTTTGATCAATGCCTCATTCCCTTCTCATCTTCTTCTCTCAATGGCTGCAAAATGTTGCATATACAATATACAGCTTTTCTGTACTAACACTTTGTCATCATTGATGCCTCTGCAGATGGCTTTGTGAAgcaatatgtatatatatagatttttggGTATGTGtgatcaatatatatatttttgtttcttgtgGCAGATGAATGGAGAGATGAGCAAAAACCAAGATCTATATACACTGCAATCTATGAAAATTTACCCTGCTTGAGATGGCTGCATCAGTTGCCTAGTGCAACGAAGCTGCCCCCTCTCATCATCTGCTTGAACTCGTCGAAATCGACCCTCCCGTCGCCGTCCGCGTCGACCTTCGTGATCATCTTCTTGCAGTCCTCGGCGCCGCGCGCCTGCCTGAGGCCGAGCGACGCGAGCACGGAGTTCAGCTCGTCGACGGTGATGAATCCGTCGCCGTTCTGGTCGAACACGTTGAACGCCTCCTTCATGTCCTCCTCCTCGTTGCGCTCGTCCATGATGGCCCGGTAGAGGGCGCCGAACTCGTCGATGTCGACGCAGCCGTCCCCGTCGACGTCGACCCTGTCGATCATCTGGGACAGCTCGTCGCCGGGGATGAAGATCCCCATGTTCTCGAGGGAGCCGTTGAGCTCGGTCTTCGTGATCCGCCCGTCGCCGTTCCTGTCGAACATCTGGAACACCCGTCGGAGCTCCCCGTCGTCCATTCGTCGGGGAGCGCGCGGGGACGTCGCGGATAACGACATAACCGGCTCGTTCTTGATGTGCTGatgttgttgttgctgttgttgttgttgttgttctgTGTACGAGTACCAAGAAGCTGGGAGATACGTTCTCAGCTTCTTGGGTACTAAGTATTGGAAAAGTGTGTAGAAGAGCTTGTAGACAAGAAAAATTCTCAACAAATTGGTTGGCATTGTGTGGTGGGAGTTGATGTTAGTATATAGAGAGATGAAGTGAGAGAGAAATCTTGATAGAAACTCTTGAAATGGAGTTGTGAATTGTGGTgctaaataactaaataagtAGGCGGCCGAATTTAGAGGAAATTATTTTATGTGGGAGGAGTTGAAAAAGAGCTGTCTTGGAGCAATTGGCTGTGTCGGAAAACGCGTTTTGGGATTCTTGAATTGTGCAATAAATTTGGGCGATTTTTAAAACTCGAAAAAACGCGTTGTTATAATTGGTGCATTTGGTGTGTGTGAGTGTGCGGAAAAAAGTAGAGAGTGGTGGGGTCGGTTTGCAATTATAAAAAGATTTTGGGTGAAAAGCGAGCGGGAGAAGTGACCGTTGATAACGGAtctaaaaaagtgaaaattggaaaaagaaaagaaaaaataaataaatacgttGCCGGCTGTGAAAAAACGCGTGGTTGGTGGGAGGCTGACACGTGGAAGCGTGATGTTGGCGCCATGTATTTGGAGTCGTTGGTTTGGTTAAGGGGTTTGATGAAACTAATAATTTATGTTGCATTTGGTGTGGAATGGTATCTATTCAAGTCCATAcggataaaaatataaaattagtaGTAGTTACTTTATTATTCTCTCCGTCTCAGTTAAGTTGATCaacttcttttttatgaaatattaaaaaaaatacttcatccgttcaTGAATGAACTTTCTAGGAGAGagtgacacggattttaataaaaaaagttgttgagtgtattgaaaatagagaaaaaattgttgaatgtactgagagtggtgaaaatgtattataattaatattgagagttgtgaaaaagtgaaaagtaagtaattataagtggtggggcatagtccaaaaataagtagaaagtttttttgtgaacgtcctaaaaaggaaatataagaagttttttcgtggacggagggagtatattttaagtgtgtttcgtaataaaataaataaacgatTGGATATTTCATTCCTTATATTTATTCTATATAAAGAAATTGAGGATGACCCAAAAAGCAATATTGATCAAGTTAGTCGGAACGGAGAGAATATTATTATGTCTTTACacatttatataataaaaatataaactttTCGTATAATTAAATTTCTCGTAATAGTGAATATGTTGTTACataaatttacataaaattaaaaattcttgTAACAGTGTAAATAATATTGTTACATGAATTTATATGAAATTTTCCGGATGATCAGTGAATTTTTCGTAGAAGGATATTAAAGTAAAAATTAATCattgtttctatatttttatctaCATAGCTAAGTTTTTTTATtgcttataatttttttaatgatttggTTTTAAGTATATGGTCTAGTATTATCTTTTAGTGGTAGGCTCATGTAAGAACATTCACAAGGTGCTGGTAAATACGAcattgtcattttttttatttagtataATAGCcattttttaagaattaattaatattattttctagTTAAATGTAAGAagaataattgttactttttttaatgataCTTTTATTTGTCTGTATTATGCGAACATCTTCCTAGAAATCTTTGTCTAAGGTATTTTGGTTATGCCCACACTTAACGTTTTCTTGCAATAATCTACAAACTTACATAATGATTTTACAACACTTAAAGAATTAGATGGACAAGGTAATATTGTGATAATATTTCATTCTCTTACAAATATATCGGTTTAAAATTAAGATAAATTACTTTTCAATTCTTCAAATATCTTTTATTCATGCATGCGTAGAAAATTGGCATGTTTGTTGTATTAGTAGTGCTGTCAAATAGGTAGGACCCATATTTTTGAATAAAAGTTTTTGAGATTTAGCTTTACACATAAGCTCACAATCACGGGTCAAAttcaagaaagaaaaagaaaaagaaaagtgtaTATGTGATTGAATGAGAACCTGCCGATTTCTAGGGTCGACTTGTAGCCAACACGCTCaacttttgtaattttttttctttcttttttattgtgCATTTGACGAACATTTTGAGCGAATGAATGCAATGTGAAAGTCGAAACTGTCTACGTGACTGAAACAGAAGTCTTCCTAAACGACGACGACGTAGCTTCACATTAAGGAGGCGTTTGGTTTGAAGGtatgtttgataaaataattcactttaaatttttaatcaagtATTTAGTTTGTATGATTGATCCCGTGATTGATAACTCGACCTGCATCTAATCATCCAAATGAGTGATTATTCATCACTCCAAAATTGGGTGAATTATTTAATCGTCCCTCTAATTCTATCAATCTTATCTATTTCATCAACCAAATCAAACGCTTCCTAATTAGATTAGACTATACATGAACACAAATCTTATATATCTATCTCATAAACTTAGTATTCTTTGGATAATGTTCATTCCAATACAATAATAATCCACACAAATCTTTCTAAAAAAGAATCATTGTTAAACAACTCGACCTAATAGATATCGATGAATAACTTGTTACCTCCAATCACAATATTTTCTAATCCAACATATAGGTCGCCTTAAAGAGAAAAGTACTCAAATTTATAACATATCTTTGTTAATTTTGCAAGcatgtcatatatattaatataatgatagGAGATGAATGATGATGCGGAAAAAGCGTGCTTCCATGTGTAACACTTGATGATTAATGTCGAGAGATGTCGCACTACTAgccaccttttttttttttttccaaaaaaaaatgcTCGTTGTTcactttaaaaagaaaaaagaaatagtaaattcatgaagaattagaaaaaaaaaacaataaaatcctTAATTCAAACTGTCGGACTTAATTAAACATGCACAATGAAAATGAATTGTGCTAAATGAAttgtacaaaaaaaataaaaaattaagaaaaagtcACTACATTAAGGTTTGTAGTAATATTATCTTAATTAAGatggtgtatatatatatgacaaacatatttttgatattttaatGAGAATATAAGATGACGTGTTGAATTTGCTGCAAAAATTATGCTTCATTTAAACAATAGAAtacaaataattaatcaaatattatAGCCACACAATAACACAAGAATTTGTGCATATAAATAATGTTTTGACTGGAAACAGGGAACTAAATACGTTCTTTAATCTACGATGAGGGCCTAGATTAAGTGGTAAAGTTGAGTGACCTAATTAAAGTTCAATCCTGCTTGCGTGCTGGTAGTTTTCCCATATTTGTGTGTGGGTAGTGTTCCCTGCGCGTGCgattattttttcacctttgtgtAGTGTAGAGGTCCCGCATGCGTGCGATTTGATTGTATATTAGATTACTCTTgtcattctaaaaaaaaaaatatttaattaatgtgATTTAACATAATTCACTTTTTACGTATGTAAAGTAAATGAACAAGATTGAATTAACACTTATTATAATCAATGTTGTTATATTATCATATAAATAGTAGTTTGCCTATTCATTATTGTTGCAATTATGTTAACTGCAATTACGTATGAATTTAGATATAATAGAAAGTGACTTTGGAATATAATTGAGATTTTACAGATATAATTCTCATTTAACTTATTTCTGAAGTGATCTTCATGCATGATATTTTCATCATATCATTTCAATACAAAGCAATCGAATTCTTTTTTGTTACTCTTCGAATTCGTTGATGGAAAAGCATATGATAGCTGAAAAAATCAATACATATGGTTCACAATcggataattaataattttcaattttcagtctAATAATAGCTCTTTCTATttaacaaataataattatcaatTAATGTTGGTATTTTATTggaataatttaataatataatttggtAAATAAAGTACTTTAAAATTTGAACAAAACTCGATTTTGTTTAATGTTCGCCAACTAGATTTGccatttcaattttcaacttCTCGAACacatcatttttcatttttaagctcacaaagtaaatataatttcaaaccaaataataataataaaaaaaaactccaCCAACCTTAGTGAAATACTATGGACCAAATTTTGTAAGCGTATTAATATAagctcttttatttaatttatcgaACCATATTAATTATCTCTTAAACAATTATTAAATGACATAATTGAGCATATTTAATGGGCTGTTGAAACATAAATGTATTTCACACTCTCTCAAAACTTTAAAGTGGTAGTTTAGAGAACAATGTCTTCTACATTACATAATAAGTTTAATATGATCTAAAACTCCTAACTCAtctatataattattaatttgtgaCAATAACTTAATTTTATATATGGTTTATCACTACATCCTTTAACTTGTGCATGCTTAATAATTCATTCATGTAGACACTAGCTTGATTTAAACAAAAATCATACCAACCTATCAAGATACTTAAAGTGCATAATTGTTCATTCGTTCGAGTCTCACCAGCGACGTGTGAGTTGTATTTTGTGTGAATGTTATATTGTATTTGTTTGGATATTTTATCTAGTTTATATTAGCATGCAAATTATTAGGTATAGCTAGTTTTCCAATAGTAATATTTCCTCTCAATTCCACCAATGTGACTGTATATGGATTTTTTGATGCATGTAAATGCAAGTtgacttaaaataatttttgataataataactCAGTGACAGTACCAATACAAGATATAAAAACCAAAGGATTCTGACAATAATTGGTGCAGCAGATTATTTTATGAACAATTGTATACAGTATATTAGTTGTCTTCATAAAGTCAACTTGTGGATTTTACTTAAAGAATGTGAACTGTAAGATGtaatagtattattttactatatatttACTAACAGTAAATTATAGTAATagcattatatatattttctccaaaaaaagtaaaattcaGTTGCCCCTCCTCTTATTTAATTTGCTCTATGTTCTCTTTTAACCCAAAATAGTTTTGCATGCAATGAAAAGATTATATTTTCAAGATAAATTTTAGGTAAAAGACCTGAAACTTAGATACAGTACTCCAATGTGTTATATTATTACTTTATTTCAATTTGAGAGTTCAATTTTATGTAATTGTTATTGTTTTAATCTGAGCTcactaataaaaattagttttatTTGTAACTGAGTTGGGCCATAAGGATTCTGGGCCctaatattataatttgtttGATTTAACTCATCATGGCCCAAATACATTGCATTAGGCCTCTTTTAAGTTATAGTAATTGCCAAACAaacacaccacacacacacatgtagAGAGAAAAAAGAAGACCACTAAAATGGCcagatatttatttaaattttaaattatttattttaaatgagaatAACGGATAAGTTGatggtataaatttataaataaattgattgttATTCAAATTtagattcaaattttaaagagaAAAATTTACCACATTAACTGAATATGATTATTCgtgaattacaaaaaaattatttgtagaTCTATTGACTTATTTGTTGTTCTCatttctcataaaaaataatactaatgatgtaaatatattttgtttatttatttatttagtcgATATACATTTATCGAATTTTATCTTGAATTCATTCCCaactgaaaaaataataatttaaattatatactaATATAATAATACATacttaaatattattttacgcAATCCGTTGTAAATATACTATTATTCcaataattgaaaatacatTAACAAACTATACttaatatatatagttaaattatatgattatgatattttatttcaatatttttaataaactatattttaattatatttataatatttatataataattaaattaatacttattatatatacaaaaataaatataaaaatgtatccACTATCCACACCTACAAATGCTAGTATACATTAAATTTGAGTCACTTCCTCTCAAAAAAATTTTGAGTTACTTCATTTTCCATATTTTGTAATTtcaattgaaatttaatttcatCGAAGAAATAGACAACCCAAAAATGCATCAGACAATTCGGCTTTCTGCAGCTCAGCTTCTACCAAGATGAAAACTTTCCCATTTTTGCTCTGTTAATTCGACTGTATCGATCCGCCCCACAACGTATAAATCCCCATGTTTGTTCATCCCTCGAGCTTTAATCTCATTTTACTATCT is a window encoding:
- the LOC130999905 gene encoding calmodulin-like protein 3, yielding MPTNLLRIFLVYKLFYTLFQYLVPKKLRTYLPASWYSYTEQQQQQQQQQHQHIKNEPVMSLSATSPRAPRRMDDGELRRVFQMFDRNGDGRITKTELNGSLENMGIFIPGDELSQMIDRVDVDGDGCVDIDEFGALYRAIMDERNEEEDMKEAFNVFDQNGDGFITVDELNSVLASLGLRQARGAEDCKKMITKVDADGDGRVDFDEFKQMMRGGSFVALGN